In Microbulbifer pacificus, the genomic stretch AGTGCCAGTTCGAGGCGGCTGCGCAGCGCGTCCTGGTCGAGCAGGGTACGCCCGGGAGTATCGATGGTGATGGCCGTGTCAAAGTCCACCAGTGGCACATTACCGGCGCCGCGATCCTCGAAGTATTCGTAACTGATCCACCAGTTCACCCCTTCGCTGATCCGCCAGGCGGAACTGAGACGGTGACTGAACAGATCGGTGTTGTTGTACCGGTCGGCGCGCCTGGCCCAGGCGGAGCCTTCCGCGTAATCCAGATAGCTGTCGACATGCTCGGCCACCGCCGCCCAGCGCAGGGACCAGTTATCGGCGACCGGAGCATTGGTGACCACATCGAGCTTGCGCTGGCGGTAGCTGCCGAGGGTAACGGACACATCGGAGGACCACTCGGCCTGCGGCCGCGCCGTGTGGTAGTTGATTACACCCCCGGTGGAATTGCGCCCGAACAAGGTACCCTGTGGGCCCCGCAGCACCTCCACCCGGTCGAGGTCATACAACAGCGCTGCCGTGCCCTGTACGCGGCTGCTGAAAATACCGTCCACATGAGTGGCGACACCGGAGTCGCCGGCCTCGGTGTGATTGTCGGAGCCAACCCCACGCAGATACAGCAGGGACGTGGTGTGATCGCCATTTCTGGCGACCTGCAGGCTCGGCACCTCCGCGGCGAGCTGCTCCAGGCTGTCGATGTGATGCTCTTCCAGGGTACTGCCGCTAACAGCGGTAACGGTCATGGGTGTGCGTTGCAGATTGGTGCGGCGTTTGCTCGCCACCACTTCCACTTCTTCCAGCAGGGTGCGGGCGGGTGTTACCACGTCCTCCGGTGGCGGCTCCAGTACGGGTTTTCGCGGCGGCAGGATCACCAGGCCCTGGCCATCCACGCGCCGATAGCGGAAGCCGGTATGCGCGAGCAACAGGTCCAGCGCGGCTTCAGCGGAGAGATTGCCTTGTACCGGCGGTGCCGACGCGTCCGCGAGCGACGACGACCGCGCACCGGAGGTCGCCACCATCACCGCGAGGCCAGTCTGGCGGGACAGCGCCAGCAGTGCCTGGTCCAGTGGCTGCGCCGGAATATCCAGGGAATAGGTGAGTGCGGGGATGGAAGCGACCGCTTCGCTTCCGGACCGCGCAGGGGATTCCGCGGTTGCCGCAGGTGACACCATCTCCGCGGCGGCAGCCACGGGCACGGCGCAACAGTGAGTCGCCAGCACTAGGGCGCGGAGCGCCCCGGGGCGGGTTATGGGCATAGGTGTCGTCATCGCTGTATCCCGCACGCCGGCGGGGTTACCGGTTACGCGATGACGGCCGCTCTGTGCTCGCAGCCGCGCCGGTCACGCACCCGATTGATTATTGTTTTGGCTGTAAAACATACGACAACAATCCACGGGGTGACAAGATAGGACGCGCGGCGGCATCAGGGCCAACCCCCTATTCCGCAACCAGTGTGTCACAGCGGTAGTGGCTGTCGCCATCGGCACTCAGTTCCGCCGCCAGCGGCGGCAGCAGCGCGTCCATCTGGCTGCGCAGGGTCCAGGGTGGGTTGACCACAATCATGCCCGCAGATGTCATACCATGGCCCGCCTCATCGGCGCGCACACCCAGTTCGAACAGCTGGATATTGCGTATACCTGAGCTGCCCAGTTGCTTTTCAAGCCCGTCGATGCGGTGACGCTCCACCACCGGGTACCAGAGCGCGGTAACCGCATTGGGCATTTTGCGGTGGATCAGTTTCAGAGCATCCACTACCCGCTGGTAGTCATCCTTTTGTTCGTAGGGGGGGTCGATCAGCACCAGTGCCCGACGCGAGCGGGTAGGCAACAGCGCGGATAGCCCCTTGAAGCCGTCTTCCTCGCGCACTTGGCACTGACGCCGGCGCGCGAGGTTTTTGCGCAGATGCTCGGCATCCGCCGGGTGCAGCTCGAACAGCCAGGCCTTGTCCTGGGGGCGCAACAGCTCGGCCGCAATCAGGGGCGAACCCGGGTAGAGCTTCAGCCCCTTCTCGGCATTCAGGGCCGCCACAAGTTGCAGGTAGCTCCGCAGCCCCGGCAGGTCACTGTGATTGAACAGACGGCCGATACCGGTCATAAACTCGCTGTTCTTGCGCGCCATGTCCGAGCCAAGGCTGTACAGGCCCGCGCCGGCGTGGGTATCGATGTAATCGAACGGTGTGTCTTTCTTCTGCAGGTAGGCAATGATTTCCATCTGCACACAGTGTTTGAGCACATCCGCGAAGTTGCCGGCGTGAAAACCGTGGCGGTAACTGAGCATGTAAAGACACCCCGAGAAGATTGTGGAAAACCGGTAACTGCAGAGACGAGCCTGGGCAAGCCCCAGGCGAGAGAACGGCGGGCGCCGCAGGGGCGGCGACTTTAGGGGCCTTTGCGGCCCCTGACAATCACTTTCTGTCCAGTTCCCTCAGAACCACATGGACCAGAACAGGCGCACAACATGGGCGTTGAAGCTGTAGGTGGGCTCCTCCCCGGGCAGCGCTTCCGTCGCGCGCGCGTCGCGGAAGTTATCGTAGTCAAACATCATGTAATCCCAGTAGAGATTGATGCTGCTGCGGCGGTCAAACAGAGACCAGCGCTCCGGCAACTGGTAGGACGCACCGACACCGATGGCGGTGCTGGTGAAATCACTCAGTTCCTTGTCGCGGGCGCGGAAACTGGTGGCATTCACATAGGGAAACAGGTCGCTGTAAAAATCCGCCCCGGTCTGCTGGTAGAACCGCAGTTTGCCTTCAAGGATGAGATTTTCCGCTTCCAGCGGATGGGTGTAACGGAATTCAAGGTTGTCCGCGTCGACCCCCCAGCTGTCCGCGTAACGGCGGTATTCGCTTTTGATCGCGGCGCGGTATGGCAGGCGATATTTGGCCCGCAGTGCTACCGCGTCGCTGTTGCGGGTGGTGGGGTACAGTTCTGCCTGGTAGCTGAATCCGGTACCGGAGCTCGCATCGAGATAGCGCACGCTGCGGTAGGGATTATTCAGAAAACCGTCATCCGCCACGGTTTCCACGCTCAGCTCAGCAATCAGTTTGGTGGTAAGTATCTGGCTCCAGCCGAGGGTATAGCGGCGGTGCTCGGCCTGTTGGAGAAAATCCTCATCGCCGTTGCGCATCACATCGTCGCTGCCGTAACTCACGCGCATGGACAGGGTGCTGAGATCCCCGAAGAAATCCTGCTTGATGCCAAACCCTACGGTCTCCGCTTTATAGTCATCTTCGCTGGAATTGGTATAGCTGAGGCTCATGGTGGTTTTGTCCACCAGGTAATCCGCCCCCAGAGAGAATTCGTCGCGCTGCTCGGAATAAGGACTGGCGGTGGCCTGCACGTCGATGGAGGCCCCCGAAATCATGTCCACGTAATAGTTCGCGGACAGGGAAACCTTGTTGCCCACATTCTTGCGCACCAGCACCGACGGGCCGTCGATGGTGACACCGCCGCCGCTGTAGGAGTGATACATGGTATCGGCGCGCTCTTCTGGCAACACTGCGGCTGTGGTTGCAACAGAACACAGGAACAGCGCTATCGCGCCGAAATATTTTCTGCAATCAGTTACAGCCACAACCACCTCCGGAACCTCCCTCCGCACCCCTTGCGGCCTCACGCGCTTCGTACACGTGGTTCATGTACCCTGCAGCCACCGGATCGCGCTCGAAGCTCATGATCGGGTCGGCGAGATAGTGCCGCTCGTAGGGTTTTACCCAGGGTTCCGGCATCAGGGTTTCACAGCCCGCCAGAAACAGCAGAGGCATCAGCAGCAGCGCGCGCTTGAACATGGCTTATTCCCGGATCAGTTCCTTGATGATTTTCTTGTACTCGGCTTCGTCGCCACTGCGATAGCCTTTGTGCACGTAACGCACATTACCGTCGCGGTCGATAAACACCGAGCTCGGCATGGCTTCCACGCCGAACAGCCGGCTCACGCTGCTCTCGGCATCGAACAGCACCGGGAATTCCACCGGGATTTTGTTCAGCATAGCCTGCGCGTCCTCGCGATTGGCGTCCACGTTGACACCCCATACCTTGAAGCCCACGGATTCGTAGCGCGCGTGCAGATCGTTCAACAGCGGCATTTCCTCGCGGCAGGGACCGCACCAGGAGGCCCAGAAGTTGAGCATGATTACATCGCCACGCTGCTCACTGAGTTTCAGATTGCCGTCTTTCAGGGAGGCGAGAGTAAAGTCAGCGGCGGGAGCGCTGGCGGATACGGGAGCCCCCACGAGCAGGGCAGCACTGGCGCAGAGGGCGGCGATAAAGTTGCGCATGGAATTCTCCGGAGTATGCGATTTTTTATTGTCGATTCGATGTTTAGAAATAGATCGAAACACCCAGTTGGGCGGAAATATTATTGGCATTCTGCGGTTCGCCGAAGATTTCATGTTCGAAAATGTGATCCCTTACATCAAATCGCAGAGCCAGCCAGTCCCGCGCCAACATGCGAATACCAACCCCCACGTTGTAGGTGAAATATTCCTCATCGCCAAAGCTGGTATTGCCGACTCCGCCGATCAGATAGAGGTTGCTGTTGAGCGCCCAGCGATCGAGGATGAAAATTTCCCCGGGCAGGAAATTCCAGGCGAGCGACAGGTTGTACATGGAAAGATCGCGCTCATCATCGGTGAACAGCGGCGCGCTGCCACTGAGCTTTTCATAACTGGACAGGCCCAGTTCGGACTCCGCGTAGGCGGCCTCCATGAAAAAGTCTTCACTGATATGGTAGGCGAGACTGCCTCCGATCATGCGATTGGTGCCGAAGTCTTCCATGCTCAGCACGCCGCCCATGTACACGGTGAACTCGAAATCCTCACTGTCGATCTTCGCTTCGCGGATTTCCCGGCGCTCCAGGTCTGGAGAGATGATCTCATCGATCGTCTCATCCCCTTGAGCAAGCGCCGCCGTGGAAAATGCAGCGAGGGAGAGCGCGCAGGCGAATTTTACATAAGCACGTCGAATCCCAACTTCCATTCGACTATCTCCTGATTATTTTCCCGCGAGGTAAGCAGGTAGTGATTGGCAACTTCCGCGCGCAGGGCAAAGCGGCGGGACAAATAGGTGGTCACGCCGATGCCGGTAAGCATGGTGGTGTCCTGGCGATCTTCGGTGGCAACGATGGTGGCATTCGGGGAGGTGATATTGATCCCGCTGCCAAGCAGGAAATAAGGCGAGACAGTCCACTGGGGGAATGGCTGGTGCAATACCGCAACCTGGTAGGTTTCGCTATTGGAGTAGGCGCCAATCGTCTGCGCCACGCGCAGTTCCGCGGAAATATTGCCGGTAAATCGGTAACCCAGGGACACTCCCAGGGAGTTGGCACCTTCGAAATCGCCGTAGGTGAAACCGAAACGCAGGCCCTGTTCGCGGTAGTCGTCGATGCCCGGGGTGGGCACCGCAACCGGCTCACCATCGGGAGCGACGATGCTGTCCAGCTCGGCAATTTTTGCCCAGCCGGTTTTGCCGCTGCGGGTCATTACCTTGACCCAGCCGGTGCGGCGTTTCAGCAGCCACAGCGGCTCGCCGTACTCCACCACATGATCGATCACATAGCCGCGTCCGGGACCGGTGTAGAGATTGAGAAATTCGGCCCCTACGATTACCTGCTCGGTATCGAAGGGCAGATTGTCCGGAAAACGCTCGCCGAACTGACCCGCGGTAAAACTCTCGGTTACAGGTTGTTTTTTGTCCTGCTCACTATTGTCGTATTCGGCCGCGCTGGCGGCTCCCGCCAGGAGGAGGCCGGCAATCAGCAGTGCCCACTCGGAAGCTTTTCTTTTCGACAGCCTTGTCATACGTCAGTTGACCGGTGCATCAAAGGGATTGTTGTAGTACTGCGCACCGATATCCAGCCATTCTGAAATCAAACGCAATTCCGCCGCGGACAGCTCGCCGGCGTGCACACCACCCGCGTCAAACACGCTGAAGAATCGGCTGGCGTTGGCACCGGCGGTATTCATGATCCGCTGGATGTCGATGGTAACCAAAACCGGGATGGGGTTGCCATCGGAATCGAGAACGGGATCACCATTTTCATCCACTTCGAACAACGGGTTGCCGTTGTCGTCCGTGTCTTGTACCAGCACATTCTGTACCGCACCGTCGCGCAGCTCCTGCGTCGGATTGTCAAAAATCAGTTCGACATAGGAGGTGCTGAAGTTGGTGTTGACCCCGGACTGATCTGCCCGCAGGTCCAGCTGGCCCGGCGGCACCTGTGCCATACCGGCGGCGTCGCGGCTGCTGTGACAGCCACTACAGGTTTTGTCTTCCAGCACATTGTCGAACTCATCGGTGACCAGTCGCGGCAGATCCCAGATGGGCTGGATATGGGTCGGGTAGTGGATGACTGTGCGGCAATCGGCGCTCCAGGCACTCTGGCAGGCGACGCTGGTGGGGGCCGGGGTTTGCAGCTCGCTCATCAACAGTTCGCTGCTCGGATCCTTGGGCCGCGCGGCGGAGTCGGTCCACTGATCAGAGAATTTCAGATCACCTTCGAGGGACGGATTGCCGGCGATACGCGCCAGCAGTTGTGCCATGGTCTCGCCCATGTTGGCACTGAGCGCGGGTTCGGTGTTGGCGAACGGTGCCCCGCTGGTGGGGGCGCCCGCCCAGGCGGATGCCGGCTCCTTGTCGGTGCGACCGTGGGGAATCTCGCTGTCACGGCTGTGACAGCCCTGACACTTGCGGATTTCACCGGCGCGGAACTGCAGCCAGTTGTTGTGGCGTCCGACGATGCGGCGGCCATCGGCATCCACCATGGAAATGGCGAGCGGCATATCCGCCGGTACTTTCACCCGTACCGAGCCGTCTGGCTGAATCGGGGTATAGCCAATGATCTCTCGCATCAACTGCGCACGGCTGCGGCCGAAGGCGGCGCGATCAAAATCCAGGGTGTCGTCATCGGGAATACCCACCGCCTTCACCACCCGCAGGAAGCGCGCGGGGCGCTCGGCGGCAGTGGTTTGCAGCGGGTCCGCCAGCGCGGCGATATCCACAGCAGCGACACCGTCGAAGTCGTACACGCTGCGGATATCCAGGATAGCCATACCGGCGTCATACAGGTCGCGGTCAATGTCGATGCCGGGAATAGGCTCGGGAATAAACGCGGGCACGGGGCGTGTGTCGGCGGTAACTGCCTCGGAAATCATCTGCCCCTCAACGGGCTGGATGATGGGGCGCTGGGTGCCCTCGGCGTAGTCATAAATCCACAGACCATACAGCGGGTCCGCGGGTACGACGCCCTCCGTCGCCAGCCACTCATCGGTGCAGGGTTGCGGCAATTCGGTTTCCGGATCAATCACCCGGCACTCACTCCAGCTCACCAGTAAGCGGCTGGTGCCATCGTGAAAGGCCCAGGCATTGGCGAACAGCCCGTGGGGAGACAGGCCACCGTCGGTGATCACCTGTTTCACCGAGAGAGATTCCTGCCCCTGCAGCAGGCCCTGCTGTTCCGGCTCGCTGTAGGCTTCGGTAAAGTTCTCCGCGTCGATCACCACCATATCACCGCCGTAGGTGATGCCCTCCGGCGCACGCAGGGTGACGAGAATACGACCGTCCGGCATCTGCTGCGGTTTGCTGAAGGCCGCCGGCACCGGATCGCTCTGCGGATCCGCGCTCGTACCGGTGTGCTGGCTGTGATAACCGTAGTGGAACTGAAGGTCGGTGCCGTCCGGCTTGACGGTATACAGGCTGAGCCGGTCCACGCCCCCCATATTGTCCCAGCGGCTGAACAACACGCGGCCGCTGGCGAGCACCGTGGGCGAAAGATCGTGGCTCTGGTTGTAGGAAATCTGCCGGATATTGCTGCCATCCGACTCCATCACATGCAGCACGAAAGCGGGCTCGTCCAGGTTTTCGGCGAGGGCGGAAAACTGCGGTTTGTTGTCGTCCAGCAGCAGCGCGCGGGAGCGGCGCTGGCGGGTGGAGGTAAACACGATGCGACCATCCGGCAAAAACGCGGGGGCGATATCGTCACCCTCTTCGGCGATCAGGTCAGACTGTATCGCGCGCTTCAATTCCGCGGATTCGAAATCGTACAGCCAGATATTCCAGCTGGGTTGCTCGTCGTCATCCAGACCTTCGATATCCGGTGCGCGCATGGCGAAGGCGAGGGTTTTGCCATCGTGGGAGACGGCCAGATCCTTCACGTCGTAGCCGCCCTCAAACACGATACCGGCGTCGATATCGCTAACGAACAGATCCTCGGTGAGTACCCGTTCCGGCGCACTGGCGGTGGCGCGGTCGCGCAGCACCAGTTCCGCACCGGGGTTGAAGGTGGAGGGCGCGTAGATATCGCTGCCCATCAGCTCGCCCTCTTCATCGCGATTGAGAGAGCGGCGCACATAGACTACGGGGTAATCCACCACCACCGGATCTTCCGCCTGCTCGCCGCCGGGTCCCGAGCTTCCGCTGCCACCGGAACAGCCGGCAAGTATTGCCAATGCCAACGGCGCGAACGAAACGAACAGCGAACGCACAGGAACCCGCCCGGCGCGATCGAGAGACGAACGAAATTTGCTCAAGGGAGTTTCCTCTTTCCCACCGGCTTCGCAGTGCTCACTTACCGTGTCTGCAGCGGGATAACTGGACCTTTGTCTGGCGATATTCGCCAACGTTATTGCCCTGAATTCTCGCGACTGACGGCGCCTGCCTCAAGTCGCGCACACGGTTTTTGCCAACCAGAACACGCTTTAAATTTTTGCCGCTGGCGAAACATTCCGCATTCTTTACTATCGGTAGCCGGTGACACGACACACAAACCGCGCGCCCAGAATCCGCGGCGAGAACCTACACGAATAAACCACATGAAAAGAACATCGCCCGCCGCGCGCCTGCTGCTCGCGGCGACCGCCTGTGCCGGTGCCGCACTTTCTTTTCCCGCCCTGGCGGGCCCGGAAGAGCAGGCAGCCCAGCTACACAGCCGCATTACCGGAGTAAAACCCGACGTTGCGACACTGACGCAGATGGCCGAGCTGATCGCTGGCAACCAGGCCCGGGATGCCGCCTACCTGGCGATGCAGAACGACGCATTCTATAACGTCACGCTGAAAAATCTGGTCACCCCCTGGACCAGCCGCGATGGTGACAACTTCGCCCCACTGAACGATTACACCGCAACCGTGATCGGTATTGTGCGCGACGATGTCGACTTCCGTGAGATCCTCTCTGGCGACATCCTCTACACCGGCGCATCCGGCCTGGGGCTACCCGCCTACAGCAACAGCAACAACAACCACTATATCGAGCTGGAAAACAGCGGCTACCCGCTGCAGACAACTCTGGAGCGCAAAACCCAGTCCGCCGTTACCGGGCTGCCCAGCGATGCCACCGCCGGTGTCATTACCACCCGCGGCGGCGCCAAGGCATTTTTCTACGCCGGCACCAATCGCGCCATGTTCCGCTTTACGCTGATGAATCATCTGTGCCGCGACCTCGAGCAGGTGCACGACACATCAAGACCGCCGGATCGCATCCGCCAGGATGTGAGCCGCAGCCCCGGTGGCGACAGCCGCGTTTTCCAGAACAGCTGCATCGGCTGTCACAGTGGCATGGACCCCATGGCCCAGGCATTCGCCTATTACGATTATGTCTACGATGTGGACAACGACCCCACGGGTGAAAACGGACAGCTCGATTACAACAACACCGGCGAAACCGATCCCGTCACCGGCACCCGGGTCAAAGCCAAAAACCATATCAACAGCGCAACCTTCCCCTACGGTTTTGTGATCCCCGATGACAAGTGGGACAACTACTGGCGCGAAGGGCCGAACATGTACCTGGGCTGGAGCAGCGAACTGCCCGGCTCTGGCAACGGGGCGAAATCCATGGGCCGCGAACTCGCCAACAGCGAAGCCTTCGCCCAGTGTCAGGTGACCAAGGTGTTTGAACAGGTGTGCCTGCGAGCCCCGGAAGACCAGCAAGATCGCGACCGGATCGAAAGTATCACAGCGAGTTTCACCGGCAATGGCTACAAGCTGAAACAGGTGTATGCAGATGCGGCTGTCTACTGTGCGGGAGAATAAAAAGATGAAAGCCAAACCCGCGCAAGTTCAATTGCACCTGGGCACACTGTTTGTGCGCCCCTATCTACGCAGAGCGACACTGTTGTCAGGGGTTTTTGCCTCGGCGCTACTGGTTGCCTGCTCTGGCGGCAGCGGCCAGTCCACGGAAGATTTGCCAAACACCAATCCGGATACCGGTGATACCAGTTATTCCGGGCCGGCACCGGAAAGCGAAGACGTCCAGAACTACAAACGCTACATCTGGGACAACCTCGCCGCGGAGAACCGCTGTGGCAGCTGCCATATTCAAGGCAACCAGAGCCCGCGCTTCGTACGCAGTGACGACATCAACCTCGCCCACGGCGAGGGCCGCGATCTGGTCAACCTCGGCAGCCCCGCGGATTCCCGTTTCGTCACCAAAGTGGCGAGCGGTCACAACTGCTGGCTCGCCAGCCCCGACGCCTGTGCGGAAATCATCACCAACTACATCGAAGAGTGGGCCGCAGCCGCAGGTTCCGTGGTCAGCACCATTACGCTGACACCACCCCCTGAGCGCGACGTGGGCGCAAGCAAAAGCTTCCCCGCCAGCAGTGGCAATTTCGCCACCACGGTCTATCCACTGCTCGAGGAATACTGCTCTGCCTGTCACAGCGAGGACGCGCCCACCGCGCAGCAGCCTTACTTCGCCAGCAGCGATGTAGACCAGGCCTACGAAGCATCCAAGGCACGGATGGATCTGGACAACCCGGAACAATCCCGTTTCGTCGTGCGTCTCGGCAGTGACTTCCACAATTGCTGGAGCAACTGCAGCGAAAATGCCGACACCATGACCGCAGCCATACGCAGTTTCGTCGATGGCATTGCAGTCACCGAAGTGGACCCCGAGTGGGTAACCAGCAAGGCACTGTTCCTCACCGATGGCATCGTCGCCAGTGGCGGCGGGCGTATCGAGAACAACGCCATCGCCCTGTACGAATTCAAGACCGGCAGCGGCACCACCGCCTACGACACCTCGGGCATCAACCCGGCCATCGACCTCAATCTCTCCGGTGACGTGGAGTGGCTCGGCTCCTGGGGTATTCAGCTGAATGGCGGCAAGGCCCAGGCGGCCACCGCCACCAGCAAGCGCCTGTTCGACACATTGAGCGGCACCGGTGAATTCACCATCGAGGCCTGGGTCGCTCCCGCCAACGTGGTGCAGGAAGGCCCGGCGCGGATCGTCAGCTACTCCGGTGGCAATAACATCCGCAACTTCACCCTTGGTCATGCGATGTACAACTACACCTTCCAGAACCGCAACGACGCCAGCACCAATGCCGACGGCATGCCCGCGCTGATTACCGACGATATGGCGGAACGCGCGCAGGCGACCCTGCAGCACGTAGTAGCCACCTTCGACCCGATCAACGGCCGCCGGCTGTATGTAAACGGAGAGTTCACCGGCGACGCGGACCCGGTGGCACCGGGGCTGCTGTCCACCTGGGACGACACCTTTGCACTGGTACTCGGCAGCGAGGCCTCGAATGAATTTGCCTGGGCCGGCTCCATCCGCCTGCTGGCAATTCATTCCCGCGCCCTGACCCAGGATGACATCCTCACCAACTATGAAGCCGGCGTAGGTGAAAAATACCTGCTGCTGTTCAAAGTGGAAGAACAGACCGACGTGCCCCAGGGCTACGTCATGTTCGAAGTGCAGCAGTACGACAACCACGGTTACCTGTTCAGTGCGCCGAAGTTCATCACCCTGGAAGACGGCGTGACGCCGGACGGTGTGGTAATTCAGGGCATGCGCATCGGCATCAACGGTCGCGAGGCCGTCGTCGGCCAGGCCTGGGCCAACCTCGACACCACTGTTACCGCCAACTTGTACGATCCTGCGAGCGGACAGAAACTCTCTCCTCTCGGCACCATCATCACCCTGGAAAAAGGTCCGACCGCGGATGAATTTTTCCTGACCTTCGAGCGACTCGGCAGTGAGGAATTCGTACGCGTGGAAGCCACTCCGGCACTCCCCGCCGCGCCCGCGGACCTCACCCCGCAACCGCGCATCGGCATCCGCCGTTTCGAGCAGATCCATGCGGCACTCTCCGCGGCCACCGGAATTTCGAGTGCGCACCCGGCGGTGGTGGA encodes the following:
- a CDS encoding 23S rRNA (adenine(2030)-N(6))-methyltransferase RlmJ encodes the protein MLSYRHGFHAGNFADVLKHCVQMEIIAYLQKKDTPFDYIDTHAGAGLYSLGSDMARKNSEFMTGIGRLFNHSDLPGLRSYLQLVAALNAEKGLKLYPGSPLIAAELLRPQDKAWLFELHPADAEHLRKNLARRRQCQVREEDGFKGLSALLPTRSRRALVLIDPPYEQKDDYQRVVDALKLIHRKMPNAVTALWYPVVERHRIDGLEKQLGSSGIRNIQLFELGVRADEAGHGMTSAGMIVVNPPWTLRSQMDALLPPLAAELSADGDSHYRCDTLVAE
- a CDS encoding DUF3570 domain-containing protein, producing the protein MAVTDCRKYFGAIALFLCSVATTAAVLPEERADTMYHSYSGGGVTIDGPSVLVRKNVGNKVSLSANYYVDMISGASIDVQATASPYSEQRDEFSLGADYLVDKTTMSLSYTNSSEDDYKAETVGFGIKQDFFGDLSTLSMRVSYGSDDVMRNGDEDFLQQAEHRRYTLGWSQILTTKLIAELSVETVADDGFLNNPYRSVRYLDASSGTGFSYQAELYPTTRNSDAVALRAKYRLPYRAAIKSEYRRYADSWGVDADNLEFRYTHPLEAENLILEGKLRFYQQTGADFYSDLFPYVNATSFRARDKELSDFTSTAIGVGASYQLPERWSLFDRRSSINLYWDYMMFDYDNFRDARATEALPGEEPTYSFNAHVVRLFWSMWF
- a CDS encoding DUF4266 domain-containing protein — protein: MPLLFLAGCETLMPEPWVKPYERHYLADPIMSFERDPVAAGYMNHVYEAREAARGAEGGSGGGCGCN
- a CDS encoding TlpA family protein disulfide reductase: MRNFIAALCASAALLVGAPVSASAPAADFTLASLKDGNLKLSEQRGDVIMLNFWASWCGPCREEMPLLNDLHARYESVGFKVWGVNVDANREDAQAMLNKIPVEFPVLFDAESSVSRLFGVEAMPSSVFIDRDGNVRYVHKGYRSGDEAEYKKIIKELIRE
- a CDS encoding outer membrane beta-barrel domain-containing protein → MEVGIRRAYVKFACALSLAAFSTAALAQGDETIDEIISPDLERREIREAKIDSEDFEFTVYMGGVLSMEDFGTNRMIGGSLAYHISEDFFMEAAYAESELGLSSYEKLSGSAPLFTDDERDLSMYNLSLAWNFLPGEIFILDRWALNSNLYLIGGVGNTSFGDEEYFTYNVGVGIRMLARDWLALRFDVRDHIFEHEIFGEPQNANNISAQLGVSIYF
- a CDS encoding SH3 domain-containing protein, translating into MTRLSKRKASEWALLIAGLLLAGAASAAEYDNSEQDKKQPVTESFTAGQFGERFPDNLPFDTEQVIVGAEFLNLYTGPGRGYVIDHVVEYGEPLWLLKRRTGWVKVMTRSGKTGWAKIAELDSIVAPDGEPVAVPTPGIDDYREQGLRFGFTYGDFEGANSLGVSLGYRFTGNISAELRVAQTIGAYSNSETYQVAVLHQPFPQWTVSPYFLLGSGINITSPNATIVATEDRQDTTMLTGIGVTTYLSRRFALRAEVANHYLLTSRENNQEIVEWKLGFDVLM
- a CDS encoding LamG domain-containing protein, which translates into the protein MKAKPAQVQLHLGTLFVRPYLRRATLLSGVFASALLVACSGGSGQSTEDLPNTNPDTGDTSYSGPAPESEDVQNYKRYIWDNLAAENRCGSCHIQGNQSPRFVRSDDINLAHGEGRDLVNLGSPADSRFVTKVASGHNCWLASPDACAEIITNYIEEWAAAAGSVVSTITLTPPPERDVGASKSFPASSGNFATTVYPLLEEYCSACHSEDAPTAQQPYFASSDVDQAYEASKARMDLDNPEQSRFVVRLGSDFHNCWSNCSENADTMTAAIRSFVDGIAVTEVDPEWVTSKALFLTDGIVASGGGRIENNAIALYEFKTGSGTTAYDTSGINPAIDLNLSGDVEWLGSWGIQLNGGKAQAATATSKRLFDTLSGTGEFTIEAWVAPANVVQEGPARIVSYSGGNNIRNFTLGHAMYNYTFQNRNDASTNADGMPALITDDMAERAQATLQHVVATFDPINGRRLYVNGEFTGDADPVAPGLLSTWDDTFALVLGSEASNEFAWAGSIRLLAIHSRALTQDDILTNYEAGVGEKYLLLFKVEEQTDVPQGYVMFEVQQYDNHGYLFSAPKFITLEDGVTPDGVVIQGMRIGINGREAVVGQAWANLDTTVTANLYDPASGQKLSPLGTIITLEKGPTADEFFLTFERLGSEEFVRVEATPALPAAPADLTPQPRIGIRRFEQIHAALSAATGISSAHPAVVDTWEKVKQQLPVEADIRGFLAAQQMGITQLAVKYCSTLVDDTSKRAAYFPGFNFSAGAASAFDSSAKRAQIIDPLLENLLGRPITWPAAMGGHTAQLATAPDESAVRTELNELIDTMTACGGSCSADRTTTTVKATCAAAMGSAMILIH